The following is a genomic window from Bosea sp. RAC05.
GCTCATAGGCGCCGGCCATGATCCGCGTCATGTTGCTCTTGGTGGCGCCGATGCAGAAATGGTTCGACCAGAACTGGACGAGCCGTTCCCCGAAACCGGTCTCGGCCTCGAGCGCAAGCCGCACCCGCGCCGAAACCTCGTCGCGATAGGTCCGGTAGGGCAACGCAGGCTCGTTGGCTGGTTTCGGCGGCGCCATTGCGTTCTGGCCGTTTGGCACGGCAGGCGCAGCCGCGACCGGCTGGCCGGCAGGGGGCTTCGCCTCGCGCGCCGCCCGCTCGGCATCCTCGAAGGCGTAGAGCGCCGCACCGATCTCGGCCGTGCCGGAATAGGGCAGCCCGGACGGCTGCGGCAGCCTGCGCCGCGCGATCTCGGCGAGCAGGCGTTCGCGCACCGTGCCGCGAATCTCAGGGGCCTGACCGAGGCCGAAGCCCAGCCCGAACCGCTGCAACCCCACGCTCTCGCTGCGCAAAACACTCGGGCTCGCCATGCGTCGCCTCCGGTCGGGTTCGTCTGGCGTTTCCAGACTAGCCCCTCAATCATGGCAAAAACCAGAAGACGACCGGGACAATGCGAGGCTTTGTCGGAGAGACGGCGTGTAGCAGCCCGAAACACGACGATAGGCTCAAAAAATGAGCCGCCGCCCTGTTCGGGGCGGCGGCGTTGTCACGACAGGAAAAAGCGTCCGTCTTCACATGGCCGGCAGAACCGCAACGTCGCGGACCGTGCCGCTCAGACCGGCGATCTTGCCGACCATCGTCGCCTTGCCGGAGGCGAGATCGACCTTGTGCAGGGCGCCGTCGGCGACCAGCCAGCCCGTATTGCTGCCATCAGCCGCGGTCTCGATGTCGAAGGCGATCGCCTTCGGCGTCGCGCCGAGCTTGCCGATGGCGCCGAGCACGCCGTCATTCGGCGGCGCCTGCTTCAGCAGCGCGCCGATCTTGCCGTCGATGTCATAGAGCGCGGTCTCCTTGGTGCCCTTGACCGAGTTGGAATAGGCGCCGGCGACGACCATCGGCGTCTCGCCCTTGTGCATGTCGGTTTCGGCGAATTTCAGCTTGCCGTCGACGGTGGTCTTGCCGTCCTCGACATTGACGCGGAGATTGCTGCCGTCGGAGCCGATGACGCGCAGGCGGTCGGCGGCGGGGTTGAAGTCGACGGTCGCCATCGCGCCCGCCGCCAGCACCGTGTCCATCTTCGACTTCATCGTCGCCTTGCCGGCGGCATCGACGGTGTAGATCGTGCCGTCCGTCGCCAGCGCATAGAGCAGGCCGTCGGCGGGGCGGACATCGATGCCGGCGATCTTGCCGGCGATGCCGGTGACCTTCAACGACTTGCCGGCCTTCTGCGTGGCGGTGTCGATCAGGGTCAGGGTGTCGTCGCCGGTGAGCGCGGCGAGCGTCGCGGCCTGGGCGGAGAGCGAGGCGGAAAGCGACGCCGCGAGAAGGGTCGAGGCGGTCAGCGCGAGGCGCAGGGTTCTGGTCATGTCAGGGTCCTCCGGGTTCTGGTGCGGTACCGCTTGGGAACCGCGGCACTCGCAGCGGCTATCGCGGCCGGCGGCCGGCGGATGCAGGCTGAAAAATATACTGAAGCCTTGCATCCCGAGGGGAACCGTCGGCGTATCCTCCCGTTGGGAGCCGGGTGCCGTGCTGCGACCGCCCGGGTTCTGGAGACGGTGGGGGACTTCGCGTTGACGCAGAAGGCGGGCGAGATCGAAGCGGCGCTGCTGGCCTGCGCCGCAGGAGATAAATCCGCGCTCCGGCGCATCTACGATGCCGAGTCGCCGCGTATGATCGGTGTCGCCCAGCGTCTGCTGAAGCGTCGCGCCCTGGCCGAGGAGGCTGTGCAGGATGCCTTCGTCCTGATCTGGCGGCATGCCGCGCGCTTCGATCCGCAGCGCGGCGCCGGCCTGACCTGGATCTACGCGATCCTGCGCAACCGCGCCCTCTCGATCCTGCGCGACGAGAAGCGGACGGAGACGAGCGAGGCTCCCCTCGGGGAGGAGATGGCGAGCGAAGAGGACGATCCGGAAACCGTGATGTCGAAGCTGTCCGACGCCAGGGCGCTGCATGCCTGCCTGGAGACGCTGCCGCCGCAGCGGCGCGGCCTCGTGCTGCTCGCCTTCGTCCAGGGCCTGACCCATGGCGAGATCGCAGGCCGGCTCGGCCTGCCGATCGGCAGCGTCAAATCCTGGATCCGGCGCTCGCTGATCGCCCTGAAGGAGTGCCTCGGATGAGCCCCTCCCCCGACAACGCCCGGGAGCGCGATGCGCTCGCCGGCGAATACGTTCTCGGCCTCGTCGAGGGGGCCGATCGCGAGCAGCTCGAACAGCGCATCGCGCGCGAGCCGGCCCTGGCGGCGAGCGTCGAAAGCTGGCGCGGCCATCTCGCCGCGATCGACGCCACGGCCAGGCCGATCCAGCCCTCGCCGGGCTTGTGGGCCCGCATCGAGGCCGAGATCGCAGCCATCCTTCCCGCCGCCGAACGCGGCCGCGCCAAGGCAGTGAAGGCCGGTGGCAAACTCGCGGACTGGTGGAACAGCCTGTTCGTCTGGCGCGGCGCAGCGTTGGCCGGCGCGCTCGCCGCGATCCTGCTCGCCATCGGCCTGAACGGCGCGCTCGACCGAGCCAAGCGCCAGCCGCTGATGGTCGCCGTGCTGCTGACGGACGCCAATGTCGCGGCGGCCGTCGTCAACACCTATCGCGATGGCCGCGTCGAGATGGTGCCGCTGCAGAACATCGCGGTGCCCGCGGGCATGGCGCTGGAGATCTGGACGCTCTGGGACCGCACGGTGGGCCCGCGCTCGGTCGGCCTGATCGACCGCGCCCGCACCACGCCGCTGCGCCTCGACCAACTGCCGCTCGGCAAGGATCAACTCTTCGAAATCACGATCGAACCGGCCACCGGCTCGCCGACGGGCCGCCCGACCGGGCCGATCGTCGCGAAGGGAACGACGTCGCAGGCGTTGTGAGGGGAGCCGTTGCAGGCGACATCCCGGCCTGCCCCACGTGGCAAGGTAACCGTGTCAGAGCCCGACCCAGAACGTCATTCAGCGCTCATGCTGACGAGCCAATTCATTAGGATAGCGTCTTGAAGGATGCGTCCGGAGCCCCCGACAGGGCGTGACCTATAGACGATCAGGACCAGCGCCGACGCGGGCCCTTTAGCGCCAGCGCGACGGATGCGGCGTCGCGCGGTTGAATGGCGATGACGTGGCGGCTTTTGAACGGCAGCTCGGTGCCAGACCACAGCTCGTCATTCTCAGCGATTTCCCGCGGATCATTGTCGAGGATGCCGACATAGCCGAACTCGCATCGCGCAGTGACCAAAACCCACATGCGTTCGACGACGAGATCGTCCTCGCCGCGTCTGATCTCGAACATCAGCTTGGCGAAATCTCCCGGCTGAAGACTGTTCCGCGCAATGGCATTCGGAATCGTGAACGTCGTCGGTGCCATCCGATGATAGTCCTCACCGTCAAGCAGATGCCAATGATCGAGTTGAAGATCTGGCTCTCGCATGCGCGCCCCTCAAACCACCACCGTGATCGTCTCAGCCGCCCGCGTCAGCCCCGTATAAAGCCACCGCGCCCGGTGTTCCCGGAAGGCGAAGCTCTCGTCGAAGAGCACGATGTCGTTCCACTGCGAGCCCTGCGCCTTGTGGACGGTGAGCGCGTAGCCGAAGGTGAACTCGTCGGTGTGCTTGCGCAGCTCCCAGGGGATCTCCTCCTCCGTGCCGTCGAAGAAGTTCGGCAGCACGGAGACCTTGACCGGCTTGGCGTTGGGGTCGTCCTCCGGCGTCACCCGCATGGTGACGAGGCCCTTCTTCGAGGTCTTGAGCTCCTGCACGATCCAGGAGCCGCCATTGAGCAAGCCCTTGCTCTTGTCGTTACGCAGGCAGACCAGCTTCTCGCCGGCCACCGGCACGGTCTCGGTGCGGCCCATGATCTGGCGCATGCGGGCATTGTAGTTGCGCCGCGTCTTGTTCAGGCCGACGAGGACCTGGTCGGCACTCATCACCAGCTGCGGGTCGACCTCGCTGCGCCGGATCACGCGGCTCTTGCCGTAATCGCCGACATCCAGCCGCCCGCCCTCGCGGATCGTCATCGACATCCGCACGATCGGGTTGTCGGCCGCCTGGCGGTGGACCTCGGTCAGCATGATGTCGGGCTCGACCTCGGTGAAGAAGCCGCCGCCCTTGACGGGAGGAAGCTGCGCGGGATCGCCCAGCACCAGCACCGGCGTGCCGAAGGAGAGCAGGTCGCGGCCGAGATCCTCGTCCACCATCGAGCATTCGTCGATGATGATCAGCTTGGCCTTGGCCGCGGCGCTCTCGCGGTTGAGCACGAAGGTCGGGCTCTCCTCGTCGACGCCGCGCGAGCGGTAGATCAGCGAATGGATCGTCTGCGCGCCGACGCAGCCCTTGTTGCGCAGCACGAGCGCGGCCTTGCCGGTGAAGGCGGCAAAGGCGACCTCGCCGTCGACGGCCTCGGCGATGTGGCGCGCCAGCGTGGTCTTGCCCGTGCCGGCATAGCCGAACAGGCGGAAGAGCTGCGGCTCGCCGGCCTGCAGCCAGCGCGCGACCGCGCTCAGCGCGGCATCCTGTTGCGGGGACCAGCTCATGTGGCGATGCGGCAAAGGGAAATCATGCCGCAGATGGGGACGAGTCGCACCGCGATGGCAAGCGCGAAGGCGCCTGCCACTCAGGCCGCACGCAGGCGGCGGACGAAATCCAGCGCCTCGCGCTGCAAGCTGCCGATGCGCTCGTCCAGCGCCCCGGCACTCGCCGCGCCCATATCGGCCTGGGCCACGCTCTGCGCGTTGGCGATGGCGATCTCCGACATCGCGCCGGCCGCCGTCCCCGTGACCTCCGAGATGCGCGCGACGGTCTCCCCGAGCGAACCGAGCAACGCGGTCTGCGACCCGACCATGGTCGAGATCTCGGCACTGGTCTGCTCGACCGCGCCGACGCTGGCCGCAATCGCCGAGATCGCGCCGGCCGCATGCGACAGCGCCTCGTTGACCAGCGAGATCCGGCCAACGATCTGCCCCGTCGCCACCGCCGTCTGCCCCGCCAGCGCCTTGACCTCGTTCGCCACGACGGCAAAGCCGCGGCCATGGGCCCCGGCGCGGGCCGCCTCGATGGTGGCGTTCAGGGCCAGCAGGTTGGTCTGGCGCGCGATCGCCTCGATCATCCCGACGACATCGCGAATCTGGGCGGCGTTGTCGGTCAGGCGCTCGACGAGCGCGCGGGTCCCGGCGGCCTCCTCGTTGGCGCCGGTCGCCATCATCGAGACCCGGCGGACTTCCGCGTTGATCTGCCCGATCACCTGTTCCAGCCGCAGCGCGGCCTCGGTGCTGGCCTGAGCGTCCGCGCCGGCACCGCTGACCGACGATGCGGCGGTCTCGGCACTGCGCGACACCTGATGCACCCGCACCGCCGAATCCTGCAGCGCGACGCGGAGGACCTCGCTCGAACCTGCGATCTCCGCGAGCAGCCTGCCGAGCCGCTGCTCGAAGTCATCGGCGATCCGATGCAGTTCCCGCGTCCGCGCCTGGCGGGTCTGCTGGGCGAGATCGGCCTCGGCCTCGCGCGTCACCAGCGTGGCGCGAACCTCGCTCAGGGCCCGGACCGTCCGGGCAAGCTGCCCGATCTCGTCCGCCCGGCCCTGGTGGGGCACCTCGATCAGCGTGTTCGAGGTGCTGGCCCGCGCGATCGCCGCCATCAGGTCGCGCAGCGGCCGGGTCAGATGCGCGCCGAGCAGCAGGAACGCGGCAAGCCCGCCGGCGAGCGGCAGCAGCAGCGCGGTCACGATGGTTCGGACGCGGACGGTATCGGAGAGATCGGCGGCTCTCCTCGTGGCGTCGCGAGCCATCTGCCCGAGCTCGTCGCGCATCGCAGAGGTGGTCGCGATGATCTGGCGGACATTCTCCCGCGCGGCATCGGCCCCGGCCTCGACCAGCGCCGCCTGGACGGAGATGCTCCGCCCGATCTCGACGATGTCGCGCTGAAAGGACATGAAGGTCTTCAGGCTGGGATCGAGCGTCGGATTGGCCTCCCGCATCGCGGCCGGCAGTGACGACATCAGGCTCGCCCGCGCGGAATCGACCAGCCCGATCGCGCCGTCGAGTTCATCGAGCACGGCTTCGATCTCCCGGCCGGTCGCCCCCACTTCGAACCGGCTGAGCAGCGAGGCGTAGGTGACACGGTTGGTCAGCAGCGCCGCGCGGTTGGCGAGCTCGAGCTTCTCGAGACCCTCCTTGTCGATCTGCCGGACGGCGTCGAACCCCCGCACCGCACTGACCAGGCCGAGAGCGCTCGCGACGCTCAGGAGCGCGAAGAGCAGGGTGATCTTGGCCGTCAGTCCCAGTCTAGGCATCGTCGCAGGCCACCATCGCAAAGGCTGGCGCCTCTCTCGCAGGTGCGAGACAACAAGCCGTTAACGGCACCGGCAAAATCAATCAAATCAAGAGATTAGCCGGTTATCGAGACGCATGTGGCGCCCCGGCTAGAGCACGCCGTGGCGCTCGAAAACCGCGCGCAGGCTCGCTCCGGCCAGCAGTTCGTCGCGCGTCGTGTCCTCCGCCTCGATCTTGGAGAGTGCGAGCGTCACCGCCTCCCGAAACAGGCGCTTGGGCACCACGACGACCCCATCGGCATCGCCGAAGATGAAATCGCCCGGTTCGACCCGCGCGCCGGCGACTTCGACCGGCTCGTCCTTGGCCATCATCTCAGCCCGGCCCTTGGTGTCGAGCGGGCCAATGCCACCGTGGAAGAGCGGAAAGTTCAGCTCCCGGATGCGACGCACATCACGCACCAGACCATCGGTCAGGCAGCCGGCCGCGCCCCGGACCATCGAGGCCGTGGTCAGCAGCTCACCCCAGGGCGCGATCCGGTCCGTCGGACCATCGCACGCCAGCACGGCGATCTCGCCCGGTGCGAGACTGTCGATGAGGTCCATTTCGAGGGCATAGGGATTATGGCCTTCGGGAAAGTGATAGCGCTTCATGTAGAGGCCGGTGCGGGCGAAGCCGCACAGGATGCTGGCCTCGTCGAGCGGCCTGACAAAGGGCTTCAGGGCCTGATTTGGCGAGCCCAGCTGGTCCAGCACGTCCGAGAGCACCGCCGAGTAGAGCTTCGCCTTGAGCATCTCGACGTCGAA
Proteins encoded in this region:
- a CDS encoding methyl-accepting chemotaxis protein encodes the protein MPRLGLTAKITLLFALLSVASALGLVSAVRGFDAVRQIDKEGLEKLELANRAALLTNRVTYASLLSRFEVGATGREIEAVLDELDGAIGLVDSARASLMSSLPAAMREANPTLDPSLKTFMSFQRDIVEIGRSISVQAALVEAGADAARENVRQIIATTSAMRDELGQMARDATRRAADLSDTVRVRTIVTALLLPLAGGLAAFLLLGAHLTRPLRDLMAAIARASTSNTLIEVPHQGRADEIGQLARTVRALSEVRATLVTREAEADLAQQTRQARTRELHRIADDFEQRLGRLLAEIAGSSEVLRVALQDSAVRVHQVSRSAETAASSVSGAGADAQASTEAALRLEQVIGQINAEVRRVSMMATGANEEAAGTRALVERLTDNAAQIRDVVGMIEAIARQTNLLALNATIEAARAGAHGRGFAVVANEVKALAGQTAVATGQIVGRISLVNEALSHAAGAISAIAASVGAVEQTSAEISTMVGSQTALLGSLGETVARISEVTGTAAGAMSEIAIANAQSVAQADMGAASAGALDERIGSLQREALDFVRRLRAA
- a CDS encoding RraA family protein, with protein sequence MSDLAGLFDVEMLKAKLYSAVLSDVLDQLGSPNQALKPFVRPLDEASILCGFARTGLYMKRYHFPEGHNPYALEMDLIDSLAPGEIAVLACDGPTDRIAPWGELLTTASMVRGAAGCLTDGLVRDVRRIRELNFPLFHGGIGPLDTKGRAEMMAKDEPVEVAGARVEPGDFIFGDADGVVVVPKRLFREAVTLALSKIEAEDTTRDELLAGASLRAVFERHGVL
- a CDS encoding DUF4394 domain-containing protein; amino-acid sequence: MTRTLRLALTASTLLAASLSASLSAQAATLAALTGDDTLTLIDTATQKAGKSLKVTGIAGKIAGIDVRPADGLLYALATDGTIYTVDAAGKATMKSKMDTVLAAGAMATVDFNPAADRLRVIGSDGSNLRVNVEDGKTTVDGKLKFAETDMHKGETPMVVAGAYSNSVKGTKETALYDIDGKIGALLKQAPPNDGVLGAIGKLGATPKAIAFDIETAADGSNTGWLVADGALHKVDLASGKATMVGKIAGLSGTVRDVAVLPAM
- a CDS encoding anti-sigma factor, which produces MSPSPDNARERDALAGEYVLGLVEGADREQLEQRIAREPALAASVESWRGHLAAIDATARPIQPSPGLWARIEAEIAAILPAAERGRAKAVKAGGKLADWWNSLFVWRGAALAGALAAILLAIGLNGALDRAKRQPLMVAVLLTDANVAAAVVNTYRDGRVEMVPLQNIAVPAGMALEIWTLWDRTVGPRSVGLIDRARTTPLRLDQLPLGKDQLFEITIEPATGSPTGRPTGPIVAKGTTSQAL
- a CDS encoding sigma-70 family RNA polymerase sigma factor, which translates into the protein MTQKAGEIEAALLACAAGDKSALRRIYDAESPRMIGVAQRLLKRRALAEEAVQDAFVLIWRHAARFDPQRGAGLTWIYAILRNRALSILRDEKRTETSEAPLGEEMASEEDDPETVMSKLSDARALHACLETLPPQRRGLVLLAFVQGLTHGEIAGRLGLPIGSVKSWIRRSLIALKECLG
- a CDS encoding ATP-dependent DNA helicase, with protein sequence MSWSPQQDAALSAVARWLQAGEPQLFRLFGYAGTGKTTLARHIAEAVDGEVAFAAFTGKAALVLRNKGCVGAQTIHSLIYRSRGVDEESPTFVLNRESAAAKAKLIIIDECSMVDEDLGRDLLSFGTPVLVLGDPAQLPPVKGGGFFTEVEPDIMLTEVHRQAADNPIVRMSMTIREGGRLDVGDYGKSRVIRRSEVDPQLVMSADQVLVGLNKTRRNYNARMRQIMGRTETVPVAGEKLVCLRNDKSKGLLNGGSWIVQELKTSKKGLVTMRVTPEDDPNAKPVKVSVLPNFFDGTEEEIPWELRKHTDEFTFGYALTVHKAQGSQWNDIVLFDESFAFREHRARWLYTGLTRAAETITVVV